From Rutidosis leptorrhynchoides isolate AG116_Rl617_1_P2 chromosome 3, CSIRO_AGI_Rlap_v1, whole genome shotgun sequence, a single genomic window includes:
- the LOC139897246 gene encoding nitrate regulatory gene2 protein-like yields MGCTASKLGNEDSVRRCKERRRLMKEAVYARHHLAAAHSDYCRSLKVTGSALSIFAAGEPLSVANQTPAVLLPTPSSTSTVKPPSFHSYDTPLPPQAAAAPPPPPSSTRSPSIASSKISVAKSRTSAVNHHLQRRPKPTIKLPHILSESSETSSPRENPNYRYNNTDKYTYNAEANYASTPSQASSVWNWENFYPPSPPDSEYFNQPPRKPNFDTETEDDKSSIYSGYSHSSDKKPINRETNSVYSHHSSHKTHNPQRDVERDEQEEVHCSEWGDHYSTTSSTSDDDDDEEIDNDSRSEIESRSNFGSSVYNESVAPPPPPNGFTTKSKFSEKSESSSASWKTGRYNDDNSDMRMVVRHRDLTEIVNSIKEYFDKSADAGVQVSEMLETGRAQLDRSFRQLKKTVYHSSGVLSNLSSSWTSKPPLAVKYRFEPGSIVGEPGGSKSLCSTLERLLAWEMKLYQEVKAREGVKIEHERKLSALQSQEYKGEDESKLNKTKASINKLQSLIVVTSQAVTTTSTAIVGLRDAELVPQLIELCHGFMYMWRSMNQCHEVQNHIVQQVRGLVNRSTKGESTSDLHRQATRDLEAAVSAWHTSFCRLIKFQRDFIKSLHQWFKLTLIPVNNEESNTNASQHSDVYLVFDEWKLALDRLPDTVASEAIKSFINVVHSISLKQAEEMKVKKRTESASKELEKKASSLRSIEKKYYHSYSMVGLGLPGSGPDNDHALDARDPLSEKRTELVACQRRVEDEMVRHSKAVEVTRAMTLNNIQTGLPGVFQAMTSFSGLIMEALEVVCNKSYAIK; encoded by the exons ATGGGTTGCACCGCATCCAAATTAGGCAACGAAGACTCCGTCAGACGCTGCAAAGAACGCCGCCGTCTTATGAAAGAAGCCGTCTACGCCCGCCACCACCTCGCCGCCGCCCACTCCGACTACTGCCGTTCCTTAAAAGTCACCGGATCCGCCCTATCCATTTTCGCCGCCGGCGAACCTCTCTCCGTCGCCAATCAAACTCCCGCCGTCCTCCTCCCCACTCCTTCCTCCACCTCCACCGTCAAACCACCGTCCTTTCATTCATACGACACACCGCTGCCGCCGCAGGCTGCTGCGGCACCTCCACCACCACCGTCATCGACTCGATCTCCATCAATTGCAAGCTCAAAAATCTCTGTAGCTAAAAGCCGAACCTCCGCCGTGAACCACCACCTCCAACGCCGTCCTAAACCTACCATTAAGCTACCTCACATTCTATCCGAATCAAGTGAAACCTCATCTCCTCGTGAAAACCCTAACTATAGATACAACAATACAGATAAATATACTTACAATGCTGAAGCAAATTACGCTTCTACCCCTTCACAAGCTTCTTCCGTTTGGAATTGGGAGAATTTTTACCCTCCGTCACCTCCTGATTCCGAATACTTCAATCAACCACCTCGAAAACCTAATTTCGATACCGAAACTGAAGACGATAAATCGTCTATTTATTCCGGTTATTCTCATTCTTCCGATAAGAAACCAATTAATCGCGAAACGAATTCCGTTTATTCTCATCATTCGTCACATAAAACTCACAATCCGCAGCGTGACGTTGAAAGAGACGAACAGGAAGAAGTACATTGTAGCGAATGGGGAGATCATTACAGTACAACTAGCTCAACAtcagatgatgatgacgatgaggaAATTGATAATGATTCTAGATCCGAAATCGAAAGCCGGTCGAATTTCGGATCTTCGGTTTATAACGAATCTGTTGCACCACCACCGCCGCCTAATGGATTCACTACGAAATCGAAATTTTCGGAAAAATCAGAATCGTCATCTGCCAGCTGGAAAACAGGTCGTTACAACGATGATAATTCCGATATGAGAATGGTGGTTAGGCATCGAGATCTAACTGAAATTGTTAATTCGATTAAAGAGTATTTCGATAAATCGGCTGATGCCGGTGTACAAGTTTCCGAAATGCTCGAAACCGGTCGCGCACAGCTCGACCGCAGTTTTCGGCAGCTTAAAA AAACGGTGTATCATTCAAGTGGAGTGTTGAGTAATTTGAGTTCAAGTTGGACATCAAAGCCACCATTGGCAGTTAAGTACCGGTTTGAACCGGGTTCAATTGTTGGTGAACCGGGAGGTTCAAAGAGTCTATGTTCAACTCTAGAGAGGCTACTAGCTTGGGAAATGAAGCTGTACCAAGAAGTAAAG GCACGAGAAGGTGTTAAAATTGAGCACGAGAGAAAGTTATCTGCACTACAGAGTCAGGAATACAAAGGGGAAGATGAAAGTAAATTAAACAAAACAAAGGCGTCGATAAACAAGCTTCAGTCACTGATTGTTGTTACGTCTCAGGCTGTCACAACTACGTCTACCGCTATTGTGGGGCTACGAGATGCTGAACTTGTCCCTCAGCTTATTGAACTTTGTCATGG GTTTATGTACATGTGGAGATCAATGAACCAATGTCATGAAGTCCAAAACCATATAGTTCAACAAGTTCGAGGTCTAGTCAACCGGTCAACTAAAGGGGAGTCAACCTCTGACCTTCACCGCCAAGCAACTCGTGATCTTGAAGCCGCCGTGTCCGCCTGGCACACCAGTTTCTGCCGCCTCATTAAATTCCAAAGAGATTTCATCAAATCTCTTCATCAATGGTTCAAACTAACTCTTATTCCCGTCAACAACGAAGAATCTAATACAAACGCCTCACAACACTCAGACGTTTACTTAGTCTTTGACGAGTGGAAACTAGCTCTCGATCGTTTACCCGACACAGTAGCTTCTGAAGCCATAAAAAGTTTCATAAACGTGGTCCACTCGATATCATTAAAACAAGCAGAAGAAATGAAAGTGAAAAAGCGGACCGAATCAGCCTCAAAAGAACTGGAGAAAAAGGCGTCTTCTTTAAGAAGCATAGAGAAGAAATACTACCATTCTTACTCCATGGTTGGGCTTGGGCTACCAGGAAGCGGGCCCGACAATGATCATGCGTTGGATGCACGGGACCCACTTTCTGAGAAAAGAACCGAGCTTGTGGCGTGTCAGAGACGTGTTGAGGACGAAATGGTCCGACACTCGAAAGCAGTAGAGGTAACTAGAGCTATGACTTTGAACAATATTCAAACTGGTTTGCCAGGAGTTTTTCAAGCTATGACGAGCTTTTCGGGTTTGATAATGGAGGCCCTTGAAGTTGTTTGCAACAAATCGTACGCGATTAAGTAG